In the Oenanthe melanoleuca isolate GR-GAL-2019-014 unplaced genomic scaffold, OMel1.0 S002, whole genome shotgun sequence genome, GCAGTGTGAGAAGAGCAACCCTTCAGAACAGGGCAGCAATTGATTATCTGTTGCTGACTCACAGGCATGGGTGTCTTAAGTTTGAAGGAATGTGCTGTATGAACCTCTCGGACCATTCTAAATCAATTcatgaagatattaaacagtTAAGGCAAGAAGTGGCAAAAATTGGACAATCTACTAAATCTTGGATGGATGATCTGTTTaacttttttaatctttcttccttctggAGGGAAATTCTAAAAGTAGGTTTTACATTTTAGTGGGGAttgctattttctttattctattCTTAATTATCTTACCTTGCATTTTTCACTGTATTCGGAAGGCTTTGGACACAACTATAAAAGATGTGTTTTTGGTGCAAACagaggggggagatgtgggggTCCAGGGAGTCCCTCTGAACCCTCTGTGGGTGAGAGAACCcccctgtcagacccctgaAAGACCCCGAATAGAGCCAGGGGGGTCAgagagctgggtcctgcaccatgggaacatctgccttctctcagagaagaaatgaacCGTTAAGTGAATCTAGAGTGTGAATTAGATAGTTAGCATGTAGAAAAGGTAGTTTTTAggattgtttatattagcagccacgaggccaagatggagaatttggggtgtggtgtcttctttcttcttcttcttcttgttctccatgttggtgagggatgctgggaatcaGAGATTGGTAATAAGTAATAAGAGTAATAAGATATTGTAGTATTGGAAAGATAGTGTAAACATAGAATACGTAGTTTaaggtataaaagataagtcctgcctttcgtgGGCAGACTTTCGTCCTGGACGAGGTGCTGACCATACTATTGCTCGTGAGCGTGAACACTTATcgataagaaataataaacagacCTTGAGACCGGACAattgtctcctgcagcctttcttcgGCAGCTTCAAGAATACCCTGAGCCTTGAACCACCATCCTATGTCCATCTGAGTGGTCTTGGGCACAAGAGACCCTCAGATAGTAACATACATAAACAtgcaaatacacacacacatatacaaaGATACAAACACAGAGTGGTCGATATCAATTTTCAAATGTTCTATTGATTCCAGTAGCCCTTAATTTCAAGACGAACAATGGTTTCTTTTGTGATTTCCATGCTGCTGATATAACTGCCATCATTGCTGACCTGTATGTTGTCAAATAATATTGATTGGGCATGAAATTGAGCAAGAAGGGGCTGGCAGCAAGTTGTGTGGTGGGAGGAGTGGGTGCCTTCTCATTAACAAGGAATAAATGTCAGGGATGCAACAACTTCATAGTGAAGTAGCTGAGAGGGCTGGATCCTCAGGCTGGTCTTGGATCTCTCTTATGAATTTGGGACTCTTTCTCTCtacccctgtccccaccctctGCCACACTGGATTCTTTATCAGTCCAAACTAGATTCATGGGAGGTTTTTCAGGTTGGATCCGTTAAATGTGTTTCTAAATTAAGCCAGGGAAGGATGCTTTTATGAGGAGACCACCAGGGGCTCCAGAGccacaggtttttttctctactcTACCAGTGTCTGGTGAACCCAAAATCATACTTCCAAATTGCTGAGAATTCTGCCTGGTCCCTTTGCACCATCTTCATTCTCAAAAGTGTGGTTTCAGTTTCTTTGTCTGCCTCGTTCTTATGATAAGTGACTGAGCTACTTCAAACAGCTCTTACAGGGCCACATCCTTGAGGTTCTAGGGGCTGCTGGGCTACAGATACATTTCTAGAAGTGCTGGAACTGTGGCAAGTGCCTAACTGAAGTTACTCAACCTGCGGACAAAGAGGGCAGATTCAGGACTAGATTTCAGACCTCATTCCTGTGGCTAGAGCCTTTACTGGGATTATCAGTCCTGAGATTTACTTTGCAGGACTCCATCCAGTATCCTATGCTCTCTAAATCAATATTAAATCCAAAGAATCCTCATAATCACATCTAAACTTGGAGTTATGGATGTTTGAAAGAAGCCTCTGGCTCTCATGCAGAAAGGAGAATATTCATTCTCTTGCCTAGACAACATGCTGACTGGTGTAATTATATTCTACCAGCTCAGGTTTCTCCTGCAGTATCTGCTGGCTTTGGAATCATTCTTAACTTCCTGTCCTGAGCTGCTTTGTAGTATGGCTGTGTGTTTTAAATCATCTGAATCAGCCATGTATCTGCAGTGATGAAACCACAGCTGACTCGTGTTATGTACATACCTCAGCTCAATTAATCTTCCTCCAAGGAAACTGCATAAATAACATCTTATGACTACATGTTGTGCAGGATCTTTCATCCTAAAGCATTTTAGTATGTCTTACTAAGCTGTATGTagatacacatatatacatttATGTATGTGCATATGCAGTGAGAAAGGAAAGGGCAGTACTGCAGTGTCAGGATCCAAATTTGGGTCATAGAcgaaaaaaaatccagcttcaGTGTATTCTTATAGTCTGTGCACTTATTTACACTAACATTTCACTTAACTGACTTGATTAGGATTCAGGAGAATTTAGATGCAATATACCAGGTTAATCTATAGCATAGATATGAGCCTGTGGGTAAAGTCCTGGGCCCCTTTGGAATCATTGTAGAAATTCCCAAAAGACTGAAAACTTCTTTCTGACTAGGAATCATTCCCTTCGGCATGACAGTGCACCCCTCACTGGAGTGGGAAGCAGCTGCAAAGCtttaatgaatgaaaaaagaatataaTATCCAGCTAAGACTAGAGTGGGAATTAAAGTAAGCAAATCAACCAACAGTTACTCAAATTTAAATCTATTGAGGATGCTGGGGTTAATGACTAGTTTATGCACtacatttccttcctttaatattattttaatattgttgtattttattttaattatattcaaTCTTAGCTTTTCTGTTACTTTATAGAGGAAGCACATTTGTGCTCGCTAGcttggaaaaaagcaaaaagcaaatgtcAAACTTACACCACCACATGGGATCTAAAGCTCGTTTTAAATCTGGTTAAGACAGATCTAAATTAAAAGTACTTTACTTTCCCTGTGGACTCCTTATTTAAAGATGACAGGTCCCcaagtgtgtgtgtttgtgagaCTAAATGTTTTAAGAAGGATCATGAGCAGAACCCAAGAGAAAAGTAGATAAAATATACAAATTGATGTAATGGATGATTTCAGATACTAAGACTTGTTTGAGTTTTCCACCCTCTTAAAATGCATCTGTTCATCTTGTTCTATGTGAACAGGTCTCTCACCTTTCAGTCTGAGGATAGCAAACTAACTATAAGAATCACATGGTACAAGGAGAATTATGACATTCATGGAAAGAATCTGTTGTGGAAGTAACTAGTCCCAAGTTTTTAAATTGTGTATTCTGGTGTATGAGAAGGGAAATCTTGCACAATCTCaaaaaatcactgctgtgtTCACTAGCAATTTACTTANNNNNNNNNNNNNNNNNNNNNNNNNNNNNNNNNNNNNNNNNNNNNNNNNNNNNNNNNNNNNNNNNNNNNNNNNNNNNNNNNNNNNNNNNNNNNNNNNNNNTACTCTGGGACACCCGATGCCCCAAACCAGCTACCCGAATTGTTTGCCGTGCCTGTAATTACCTCCCTACCTCAGTCTTGTGGCATCCACAGAAAAGTGACATCTTTGTCTTGGGTGATGAAAGTGGAAGAGTTGCACTGGTGGACACAAAGAATCCTGAGTCTGCCCTCAGCGCTGATGTGCACTCCCAAGGCATCACAggctttgctttctctgcacaCAGTTCACCCTTACTCGCTTCCATCAGTGAAGACTGTTCAGTTGCTGTTCTTGATTCAGACCTCTCAGTGAAACAGGGGATTTAAGGATTAAAATAGAATGAAGAATATAACCtagtatcagtcactgtgtgcttataaggaaaggaatgcacgatgtACAACAtatagtatcagtcactgtgtgcttaaataaagaaagaaattcacGATAAGAGACCCCTGAAGTATAGGAAGGTGTCCCTCTCCATAAAAGTACAAAGTCTGCAACCAAGAGACTACAAGCGCATGcgtggaaagacaaggtgaaaagttcaacgagtgaggaagacttttacttcatcgttttctgcccacagactcatttgaagaccaccgactcaataaactacgcagccgcaatgaatatgcagctaatttccatacGAGGCGGGGAAACAGGCGGGGCAGATAATCAATATGTAGAGGcgatttagaatatgcatgtacttcctagataaatagaaggttagaagcatgtaaggtacgcaggatttgggaggatgctctccccctgcgtccagcgctgaataaaatacgtacctactccacaactttactggttgtgaagtctattttccgCGCTTCATCAGAGGTGTTCAGAAACCGTTCTCATCGAGACTTTGTCAAAGGCTTGTCCTGGTCTCCTTCAGATGATGCCTTGCTCACTACAGTTGGATGGGATCATCAGGTTATACATCACACTGTccccctccagctgctgaaCCTTCTGGAATCAACTGTGTAAAAGAATAGTTTTATAAACTCGCGGTCCAAGTTCCGAGCGGTTTTCTAGCTAACCACATTCTATGTTGCTTCGCGTTGGTGACGCAAAGCAAGGACGACCTGGTCCGGAGGGAGACCGCGGCGAAACTACAAACTGGCCACGACAAATTGCACACTACACCACTATGGTGGATGGCAAAGTGCGTTTATTGATTGACGGGCACCGGCTTAAGTACCCGACAGGTGCTTACGTCACCTTACCATGCCGACTGTGATCGGCCAACgctgtggagagggaggggccctAACTCCTCGTACACCGCGTGATCTTCCGAGCGGTTTTCTAGCTAACCACACTAAACTCTAATTGGAAGAGAACTCCCTGACATcttcttattaaagaaaaaaaaccccacaattctTAACAACAAAactataattaaatatttcaaggtgaagaagaaatcaaattcctttAGCAACTcaattttctctaaaattcttctttagggTAAAATGCTTTGAACATGGCAAGCTGCTGCAATGCTTCTGTGATAGCAACTCAGGAAAACCATAACACTAGAAATTCATTCTGAGAATGGAGCTCAAGtaattttctggaattctgcaaaatattcaaaacttgCACAGGGCCAGGTCACAAAAgacctgccaaaataaaagagagaattaataaaagaaagacaaaaaaccatTAAGTTCACAACTTAACTAATTACACATTTGATCCAAGGATACACCTGGAGGTTTTCCAAAACTTacttaaaatgctgaaagggttcaaattaaacaatgaaatagaaaataaaatcattctctGATACAGAATTCATACAATCttattacagtgtttttaaaattaaatacagaaactatatttaaatcttaaaaattgaactgatagataaatactgcttttccaatatatgtgaaaagaattttgattCAGATTAAATTTTGCAATTCAAATGATGATCCTAGAAGTGGTCTTGATTTGTGTTCACACAACATttcattgataattttaaaaatgtagactaGAAGTCCATTGTAATTTGATTTaaagggaaaactaaaatattaataaaaattctgcaaaacatAAATCTGCAAGCTTCTTATAAGAATTCGAAATCTATTGATTTATATTGACAGTATTGCAAATACTTAGAAActggtttctttgaaacaattaactacaggaaaattaaaactcaatgttgacatttaaataaacgTACACTCATATCTGAGAAATAACAAATCACTAAATATAGATGATgtgtattcaaataaaatacaaaataccttattatatcttcaattattaaaatacctaatactattaaaatacctttaccactcttaaaatttcagcatctttttaacaatacaaaaacaaacaccttagTTTAACatacaagaactgaaaataaaattaagtctCTTATCAATTTCCCTCGTTCTGCTTGTTCTCCACAATATAGGTAAAAACAGCTCTTGGCGTCTCCCCatcccccattccccctcccctcagcagcacttgacccgtgcagggcaggggagagcagcggggGTACTGTCGGAGCCCTTTTTtgggagcggggcagcggcgctccccctcctctctgtgaGCCCCGGGCTGGTGACCTCACGCTGCTGTGCCCGGGTTTTCTTTGAATCAGCTCCGTCCGGGCGGCTGCCTGCAATTGCTTAAAAGTtgttacatttttctcttttggcttTACAAAGcatgattttttccccttttgaatCTGTCTTTCCCTGAAACCGTTTTCCCTGTATCGGGGCTCTGTGTCCctattgctgacatttctgggttttgtgtttccCGCGCGTTCCCTgctcggggccggggccgctgcaGCCGCAGCCCGTCCGCCGCGCCTCCGTCCGGCAcgggccggccccgccctgTGGTGACTCATTTCTGGCCCTTCCACGCTggaatcactgctctgtgaactAAATCTTGGCCTTCGTGCCCGCATGCTGTGATGCCTGTCTACATTTGAgtgtccctgttctgttcctgtcaCTTCCGTGTTCGGGGATGTTGGCACCTCCAGGCGCTGCGCCTGCGTGTTCCCTACGCTTAGGTCGAACCACGCATGCGTCGCTGGCTGCTCCCGGGTCGGGCTGTCCTTCTGATTCCCCTCCCGGCTGTGACCCGCCCCCCCCGGGCGTGgctggccccgccgccgctcctgtGCCGGCAGCCGAGACCCGCCCCGTCCCCGGCATGGGCGGCGCCACCCCCGTGAATACCGCCCGCCGGTCCCGCCCGGAGCCGCCTCCCCCCGGCCGCGAGAAATTCCCCTGCCCGCCGCGTCTGAGAGCGATCCCGCCGCCCCTGGGGGTCGCTCCGCCTGGGTTCCCCATGAGGCGCCACTGACCAACGGGGTTTTTCCGCGGACAATGAATCGTGCTCACATCCCCACCCCCCTTTTGGCTGAGAGCCGCCCTCACGGTCCTGCATTTCTGCGTCCCGGCCGCCGCCGCAGATTGTCCCTCCCTGAACATGCCTGCGGCTCCACGCACCGAGCCCGCTATTTCTGGGTTCCGCGCTTCCCGCGAATCCCCCGCGCGGTTTTTCCCGCGCTCCCGGGGTGCCGGCACCGTCGCCGCGGCCGCACTGCCTTGCGTTATAAGGATCGAAACCGGAGTCACAGCCCCCCGCTTTTTCCCCGCTTTTTTCGCGgtcctgtcccccctcccctctgtcccccacGGCCCGGGGAGTCGTCTATAGCGCCCTCCCACCTCCTGGGGTCATGTTTTCTGAAGgggtgaagaaataaaaaatccgAGTTCTTTAACtcacttggaaatatttttaacttaatttttcctGACCTTGCTGCTGGCAAGACCTTTGCTGAAccggctgctgctggcatggcaGCTATaaacttccctcccccagctcatgGCTAGGTGAGACTCCTTCCCCAGTCTCTGAGGgactttaattgctttctgccaAGGAGAGACTGGATAAAGCTACACTTTCGGGAGTCCTTCACTCCCTTATCTCTCAGAGTTACAGACTGATATCAATCACAATTAACTTTTTTGCCAGAATCCTGCTGTAAATAGCACATTTGTTTCTGTCTGTGGGTAACGAAGTTTCACCCACACAAATAAATCTcagaattccttctctgtgacagagacaggatgaacaaaagctaaaactttcAAAGTGGATGATAAAGTGAGCTGTTCCTTGCTGAGAGTTCTGCCTATAGTGTTCCTATGATGTATCTGAATCTGAACCGTCTTACCCAAAAGCAATTTGTCCAAAATCGATTCGGAGGTTCCTGAAACCgaccagcagtgcacaggagcgAGGCTTCCCGGGACACCTCCTCTCCGACTCGCGTCTGGACCTGGGCTTTTCTTGGCAGAGGGCCAAAAATCTCCTCCACAGTCCTTTTCAACGGCGTCTTCTCGAGCTGGGTTTTCCGGGTCCAGGGGTCTGCACCCACctttgcaggctgcagcccacccagaggacgccaaatgtcacatcctgaggtgtctccttagacctgagatcacctctggaggacatgcaggtggtctggaacccagctctttccaatgcccatcgatgagagactgcaggaggctgttcttagaggttttcttggttgtttattgtttcttatctcaggaatgcttggtccagcgaacagcagtctgctcgccagacgtccagggcagaatctgcctggcagaggcaggacttatcttttatactctaaactacgtactaggtatttacaaatgacccccaatacaatacaatcttgttacatggtccagatctgttctcatccaatctaagagtgccagcgtgtcacccagcatggatgacacggagaagaaggaggaagaggtacccacacccccaattctccatcttggccacgtgtcccttatcacaaacattctagaaatctgctaattctacattctaacagtctaatttacactccattCACTCctgtggcttgcatttcttctctcaatgttggtaaattgctccaaggagccaaatccagcccccgagacacctgggtctcattcgagggtccttggggaccccgccaggggggtcttaaaccttccagggaagccagaggaatactctggactcccacattTGCCCAGAAAAAGAGGTTTGTCCTTTAGTCTGCTAGAAACTAAACTTCTTTCCCAAAAAATACAAGGATCTCCCATAATTCAAAAACCATCCTGGCAGAGGACTGGGAGGGTCTGAGTGCGGCTGGTTGTTGGAGAGGTGGACAGTGGAGCACTGCATCTCAGAGAAATTAGCTTTGTCCATATTTTTTCCAGGGTATCAGAGGTTATTTGAATGGTCCCTTTAAATCCTAGCAAATATAAAACCAGaccttaaaaaattatttttactcagAAAGTGTTTGGAGTAGGACCTGGATTAAGCATGGTGGAAAGTATATGGAGGACGGAAGTGGAAGAAGTAGACAGTGTAAATTGAGATTTCCCTCCTGTAGGTTTTCCTCACTATTTTGAATGGTATCTGGCTGAAAGACAAAACCTTCCAGAGACCAAACCTTCTGTCCTTGGCCTCAGGAAGAGCTTAGCTAAAGAAGGCACCAGTCAAAGACACCAGGTTTTCACCCTTAGCaataaaagccttttcctccttgtgAAAGCAGGGCACATTGCACTCAAATGGGGAGAGATGCTAAGTGCAGTGGCAATTGTTTCCCAGGGAGAATGTTTCGGCAGGAAGCCAGTGTTTAATCACATAGCCACATCACATCGTTACAGAGCGTCACTCAGTGCAACCACTTGATGCAGAGCACCGCACCTCCACAGCATAATGCTGGCTCCCTGCCAGCAATTTAGAGACAACAGCTATCAGCTTTTATAATTGCTTTCCTTGATGAAACAACCCAGTGAAATGGCAGGGCTAG is a window encoding:
- the LOC130266240 gene encoding methylosome protein 50-like — translated: WDTRCPKPATRIVCRACNYLPTSVLWHPQKSDIFVLGDESGRVALVDTKNPESALSADVHSQGITGFAFSAHSSPLLASISEDCSVAVLDSDLSVFRNRSHRDFVKGLSWSPSDDALLTTVGWDHQVIHHTVPLQLLNLLESTV